One Capsicum annuum cultivar UCD-10X-F1 chromosome 2, UCD10Xv1.1, whole genome shotgun sequence genomic window carries:
- the LOC107860158 gene encoding protein CROWDED NUCLEI 4, which translates to MASPNPGSGRLALTPVNPTPISASVRVSKTPLTDEVIWKRLREAGFDEESIKRRDKAALIAYIAKLETELYDHQYQMGLLILERKDWVSQNEQYKAASESAELLYKREQAARLSDMAEAKKIETNLKKALGIEKECVANIEKALHEMRAECAEAKVASENKLAEAQSMMEDAQKKYADVEEKLHKAKSLEAEASLYNRSAERKLSEVESREDDLRRQKFLFKSDCEAKEKEIHLEKQSLSERLNTLQRSQEELLDAQALLNKREDFIFNRSQELNKREKDLAAEKSNLENDVKALNEEKCNLELKLKSLSAREEGIVKKEYKLNKKEEELLLLQGKLQSKENDGIKNVMANQEATLVTKMSSIEAELETKQKLVEDEIQAKRRAWELKDMDIKHREDLISDKEYDLERQSKTLAEKEKELEDRVRVIEEKERNLQAAEKEVNLQRIVLQQERERINKTRNDLENSLKMLDEKRKCVDHEEEKVEAMKTETQELLILETRLKQEIDVIRAEKEEIEEEADRLKAEKAKFETEWEVIDEKREELQKEAERVAEEKLAISKLLKDSRDSLKEEKIAIQEEYKQKLESLSRDRETFMYEIESERAEWFSKIQKERENFLLDVEMQKKELENRIEKRREEIETDLKEKEKAFAEYKKRELQDIASLRETVEKELEHVGLELKKLDAARKEINLDRERRDKEWAELNNAIEELKVQRLKLEKQRELLHADRKEILAQIEQLKKLEDVKIIPDRIVTAKKLHSGPQSNEDKPSAKRSPKHVSVLGSGLDGDCKNGFRQDTSSTMKENGNSSSPLSTPFSWLKRCADTLLDRAPSNKRRREGGDFISQTENGASSPLSPAPDASDVEHLEVPSDQTPIAAEETTVYIDKIVTVHEVTEINVQKVPEGSPEILSRESDKKVGKNGSLESNENGKPEGRSRRTRATRK; encoded by the exons CTGTATGACCATCAATATCAGATGGGGCTTCTCATCCTGGAAAGGAAGGATTGGGTTTCCCAGAATGAGCAATATAAAGCAGCTTCTGAGTCAGCTGAACTCTTGTACAAGCGTGAACAAGCTGCACGTCTTTCTGATATGGCTGAAGCTAAGAAAATTGAAACTAATCTGAAGAAAGCTCTTGGAATTGAGAAAGAATGTGTTGCAAAC ATTGAGAAAGCGTTGCATGAGATGCGAGCAGAATGTGCTGAAGCAAAAGTTGCATCTGAGAATAAGTTGGCTGAAGCACAAAGCATGATGGAGGATGCTCAGAAGAAGTATGCCGATGTGGAGGAAAAGCTGCATAAAGCAAAATCTTTGGAAGCCGAAGCCAGCCTTTATAATCGTAGTGCAGAAAGAAAATTAAGTGAAGTTGAGTCACGAGAAGATGATCTTAGGAGACAGAAATTCTTATTCAAATCTGA TTGTGAAGCTAAAGAGAAAGAGATCCATCTGGAGAAACAATCTTTATCTGAAAGGCTGAACACTCTACAGCGGTCTCAAGAAGAGTTACTTGATGCTCAGGCTTTGCTCAATAAGAGAGAAGATTTTATATTCAACAGATCTCAAGAACTGAACAAACGTGAGAAAGACTTGGCGGCTGAAAAATCAAACTTGGAGAATGACGTGAAAGCCCTGAATGAGGAAAAATGCAATCTGGAGCTGAAACTGAAGTCTCTATCAGCAAGAGAAGAA GGCATAGTAAAAAAGGAATACAAACTTAACAAGAAAGAGGAAGAGCTACTGCTATTACAGGGGAAACTACAAAGCAAGGAGAAT GATGGCATTAAGAATGTTATGGCTAATCAGGAGGCCACATTAGTAACTAAGATGTCTTCTATCGAGGCAGAGTtggaaacaaaacaaaaattggTGGAAGATGAGATCCAGGCCAAGAGGCGTGCTTGGGAGTTGAAAGATATGGATATTAAGCATCGGGAGGACCTAATTTCTGACAAAGAATATGATTTGGAGAGGCAATCAAAAACACTAGCTGAGAAGGAGAAAGAGTTGGAAGACAGGGTACGTGTTattgaggaaaaagaaagaaacctCCAAGCTGCTGAAAAAGAGGTAAATTTGCAGAGAATAGTTCTGCAGCAAGAAAGGGAACGGATCAACAAAACGAGAAATGATCTTGAGAACTCTCTGAAAATGCtggatgaaaaaagaaaatgcGTTGACCACGAGGAAGAAAAAGTGGAGGCTATGAAAACTGAAACTCAGGAGTTGCTGATTCTGGAAACAAGGCTAAAGCAAGAGATTGATGTGATTAGAGCGGAGAAGGAGGAAATTGAGGAGGAGGCAGATCGGTTGAAAGCAGAGAAAGCTAAATTTGAGACCGAATGGGAGGTAATCgatgagaaaagagaagaatTGCAGAAGGAAGCTGAACGTGTAGCTGAAGAGAAATTGGCCATTTCTAAGCTCCTTAAGGATAGCCGTGACAgcctgaaagaagagaaaattgcAATTCAAGAAGAATATAAGCAAAAGCTGGAGTCACTTTCTCGTGATCGTGAAACCTTCATGTATGAGATTGAGAGTGAACGTGCGGAATGGTTTAGCAAAATTCAGAAAGAACGCGAAAACTTTTTACTGGATGTTGAGATGCAGAAAAAGGAGTTAGAGAACCGCATTGAAAAAAGGCGTGAAGAAATAGAAACTGACCTAAAGGAAAAGGAGAAAGCCTTTGCAGAATATAAGAAAAGAGAACTTCAGGATATTGCATCTCTCAGGGAGACCGTGGAAAAGGAATTGGAGCATGTTGGTTTGGAGTTGAAGAAACTAGACGCTGCGAGAAAAGAGATCAATTTGGATCGTGAGAGAAGGGATAAAGAGTGGGCAGAGCTAAATAATGCTATTGAAGAACTTAAGGTTCAAAGGCTGAAATTAGAAAAACAAAGGGAATTACTTCATGCTGATAGGAAGGAGATTCTTGCTCAGATTGAGCAGCTGAAGAAATTGGAGGATGTTAAGATCATACCAGATCGTATTGTCACAGCCAAAAAATTACATTCTGGTCCACAATCCAATGAAGATAAACCTTCTGCAAAAAGATCTCCGAAGCATGTCTCGGTTCTAGGTTCTGGTCTAGATGGGGATTGTAAGAATGGTTTTAGGCAAGATACTTCTTCTACCATGAAAGAGAACGGAAATTCATCTTCTCCTCTCTCTACTCCATTTTCATGGCTTAAGAGATGTGCTGATACGTTGCTTGATCGTGCCCCAAGTAACAAAAGGCGGAGGGAAGGTGGAGATTTTATATCTCAGACCGAGAATGGTGCATCAAG TCCATTATCACCGGCACCAGATGCATCAGATGTTGAACACCTGGAAGTACCATCTGACCAAACTCCCATTGCTGCAGAGGAAACCACTGTGTATATTGATAAAATTGTTACAGTTCATGAAGTGACGGAAATCAATGTACAAAAGGTCCCTGAAGGAAGTCCA GAGATTCTCTCTAGGGAAAGTGATAAGAAGGTTGGGAAAAATGGTAGTTTGGAATCAAATGAAAATGGGAAGCCTGAGGGCAGATCCAGAAGAACTAGGGCAACAAGGAAGTAA